A single Macaca mulatta isolate MMU2019108-1 chromosome 11, T2T-MMU8v2.0, whole genome shotgun sequence DNA region contains:
- the RASAL1 gene encoding rasGAP-activating-like protein 1 isoform X14 yields MAKSSSLNVRVVEGRALPAKDVDLAPRDISGTSDPFARVFWGSQSLETSTIKKTRFPHWDEVLELWEMPGAPSPLRVELWDWDMVGKNDFLGMVEFSPKTLQQKPPNGWFRLLPFPRAEEDSGRNLGALRVKVRLIEDRVLPSQCYQPLVELLMESVLGPAEEDTASPLALLEELTLGDCRQDLATKLVKLFLGRGLAGPFLDYLTRREVARTMDPNTLFRSNSLASKSMEQFMKLVGMPYLHEVLKPMISRVFEEKKYMELDPCKMDLGRTRRISFKGAPSEEQMRETSLGLLTGYLGPIVDAIVGSVGRCPPAMRLAFKQLHRRVKERFPKPEHQQDVKYLAISGFLFLRFFAPAILTPKLFDLRDQHADPQTSRSLLLLAKAVQSIGNLGQQLGQGKELWMAPLHPFLLQSVSRVRDFLDRLVDVDGDEEAGVPARALFPPSAIVREGYLLKRKEEPAGLATRFAFKKRYVWLSGETLSFSKSPEWQTRHSIPVSHIRAVERVDEGAFQLPHVMQVVTQDGAGALHTTYLQCKNVNELNQWLSALRKASAPNPDKLAACHPGAFRSARWTCCLQAERSAVGCSRTHSAVTLGDWSDPLDPDAEAQTVYRQLLLGRDQLRLKLLEDSNMDTALEADTGACPEVLARQRAAAARLLEVLADLDRAHEEFQQQEREKVALGPLGP; encoded by the exons GGACCTGGCTCCCAGAGACATCTCTGGCACATCTGACCCATTTGCACGTGTGTTTTGGGGCAGCCAGAGCTTGGAGACCTCA ACCATCAAGAAGACTCGCTTCCCACACTGGGATGAAGTGCTGGAGCTGTGGGAGATGCCAGGTGCCCCGTCCCCACTGCGGGTGGAGCTCTGGGACTGGGACATGGTGGGCAAGAATGACTTCTTGGGCATG GTGGAGTTCTCTCCGAAGACCCTCCAGCAGAAGCCACCCAACGGCTGGTTCCGCCTCCTGCCCTTTCCCAGAGCCGAGGAGGATTCTGG GAGAAACCTGGGTGCGCTACGAGTGAAGGTACGCCTGATCGAGGACCGCGTCCTGCCCTCCCAGTGCTACCAGCCTCTCGTGGAGCTGCTCATGGAGTCTGTGCTGGGGCCAGCAGAG GAGGACACTGCTAGCCCCCTGGCCTTGCTGGAAGAGCTGACCTTGGGGGACTGCCGCCAGGACCTTGCCACCAAGCTGGTGAAACTCTTTCTTGGCCGGGGACTGGCTGGACCCTTTCTGGACTATCTTACCCGGCGTGAGGTGGCTCGGACCA TGGACCCCAACACCCTCTTCCGTTCTAACTCCCTGGCATCCAAGTCGATGGAACAGTTTATGAAG ctcGTGGGCATGCCCTACCTGCACGAGGTCCTGAAGCCCATGATTAGCCGCGTCTTTGAGGAGAAGAAGTACATGGAGCTGGATCCCTGCAAGATGGACCTGGGCCGCACCCG GAGGATCTCCTTCAAAGGTGCGCCCTCGGAGGAGCAGATgcgggagaccagcctggggctgCTGACGGGCTACCTGGGGCCCATCGTGGACGCCATCGTGGGCTCCGTGGGGCGCTGCCCGCCCGCCATGCGCCTCGCCTTCAAGCAGCTGCACCGGCGCGTGAAGGAACGCTTCCCCAAGCCAGAGCACCAG CAGGATGTGAAGTACCTGGCCATCAGCGGATTTCTCTTCTTGCGATTCTTCGCGCCCGCCATCCTTACCCCAAAGCTGTTTGACTTGCGGGACCAACACGCGGACCCCCAGACCAGCCGCTCACTGCTGTTGCTTGCCAAG GCTGTGCAGAGCATCGGaaacctgggccagcagctgggCCAGGGCAAGGAACTGTGGATGGCCCCCCTGCACCCCTTCCTGCTACAGAGCGTCTCACGTGTGAGAGACTTCCTGGACCGGCTGGTGGATGTGGATGGGGATGAAG AAGCTGGTGTCCCAGCCCGGGCCCTGTTCCCGCCCTCGGCCATTGTTCGAGAAGGCTATCTGCTGAAGCGCAAGGAGGAGCCCGCCGGCCTGGCCACgcgctttgccttcaagaagcgcTACGTCTGGCTCAGCGGGGAGACCCTCTCCTTCTCCAAGAGTCCTGAGTGGCAG ACCCGCCACTCCATCCCCGTGTCGCACATCCGCGCCGTGGAGCGCGTAGACGAGGGCGCCTTCCAACTGCCCCACGTGATGCAGGTGGTGACGCAGGACGGCGCGGGGGCGCTGCACACCACCTACCTCCAGTGCAAG AATGTGAACGAGCTCAACCAGTGGCTCTCGGCCTTGCGCAAGGCCAGCGCCCCCAACCCGGACAAGCTGGCCGCCTGCCACCCCGGTGCCTTCCGCAGCGCGCGCTGGACCTGCTGCCTCCAGGCTGAGCGCTCAG CTGTCGGCTGCAGCCGTACACACTCAGCTGTCACCCTGGGGGACTGGAGTGACCCATTGGATCCCGACGCTGAGGCCCAGACGGTGTATCGGCAGCTGCTCCTGGGGCGGGACCAGCTCAG GCTGAAATTACTGGAGGATTCTAATATGGATACAGCTCTGGAGGCAGACACAG GGGCCTGTCCTGAGGTCCTGGCCCGGCAAAGAGCAGCAGCCGCCCGCCTGCTGGAGGTGCTCGCAGACCTGGATCGTGCCCATGAGGAGTTCCAGCAGCAAGAGCGAGAGAAGGTGGCCCTGGGCCCACTTGGCCCCTGA
- the RASAL1 gene encoding rasGAP-activating-like protein 1 isoform X15 — protein MAKSSSLNVRVVEGRALPAKDVDLAPRDISGTSDPFARVFWGSQSLETSTIKKTRFPHWDEVLELWEMPGAPSPLRVELWDWDMVGKNDFLGMVEFSPKTLQQKPPNGWFRLLPFPRAEEDSGRNLGALRVKVRLIEDRVLPSQCYQPLVELLMESVLGPAEEDTASPLALLEELTLGDCRQDLATKLVKLFLGRGLAGPFLDYLTRREVARTMDPNTLFRSNSLASKSMEQFMKLVGMPYLHEVLKPMISRVFEEKKYMELDPCKMDLGRTRRISFKGAPSEEQMRETSLGLLTGYLGPIVDAIVGSVGRCPPAMRLAFKQLHRRVKERFPKPEHQDVKYLAISGFLFLRFFAPAILTPKLFDLRDQHADPQTSRSLLLLAKAVQSIGNLGQQLGQGKELWMAPLHPFLLQSVSRVRDFLDRLVDVDGDEEAGVPARALFPPSAIVREGYLLKRKEEPAGLATRFAFKKRYVWLSGETLSFSKSPEWQTRHSIPVSHIRAVERVDEGAFQLPHVMQVVTQDGAGALHTTYLQCKNVNELNQWLSALRKASAPNPDKLAACHPGAFRSARWTCCLQAERSAVGCSRTHSAVTLGDWSDPLDPDAEAQTVYRQLLLGRDQLRLKLLEDSNMDTALEADTGACPEVLARQRAAAARLLEVLADLDRAHEEFQQQEREKVALGPLGP, from the exons GGACCTGGCTCCCAGAGACATCTCTGGCACATCTGACCCATTTGCACGTGTGTTTTGGGGCAGCCAGAGCTTGGAGACCTCA ACCATCAAGAAGACTCGCTTCCCACACTGGGATGAAGTGCTGGAGCTGTGGGAGATGCCAGGTGCCCCGTCCCCACTGCGGGTGGAGCTCTGGGACTGGGACATGGTGGGCAAGAATGACTTCTTGGGCATG GTGGAGTTCTCTCCGAAGACCCTCCAGCAGAAGCCACCCAACGGCTGGTTCCGCCTCCTGCCCTTTCCCAGAGCCGAGGAGGATTCTGG GAGAAACCTGGGTGCGCTACGAGTGAAGGTACGCCTGATCGAGGACCGCGTCCTGCCCTCCCAGTGCTACCAGCCTCTCGTGGAGCTGCTCATGGAGTCTGTGCTGGGGCCAGCAGAG GAGGACACTGCTAGCCCCCTGGCCTTGCTGGAAGAGCTGACCTTGGGGGACTGCCGCCAGGACCTTGCCACCAAGCTGGTGAAACTCTTTCTTGGCCGGGGACTGGCTGGACCCTTTCTGGACTATCTTACCCGGCGTGAGGTGGCTCGGACCA TGGACCCCAACACCCTCTTCCGTTCTAACTCCCTGGCATCCAAGTCGATGGAACAGTTTATGAAG ctcGTGGGCATGCCCTACCTGCACGAGGTCCTGAAGCCCATGATTAGCCGCGTCTTTGAGGAGAAGAAGTACATGGAGCTGGATCCCTGCAAGATGGACCTGGGCCGCACCCG GAGGATCTCCTTCAAAGGTGCGCCCTCGGAGGAGCAGATgcgggagaccagcctggggctgCTGACGGGCTACCTGGGGCCCATCGTGGACGCCATCGTGGGCTCCGTGGGGCGCTGCCCGCCCGCCATGCGCCTCGCCTTCAAGCAGCTGCACCGGCGCGTGAAGGAACGCTTCCCCAAGCCAGAGCACCAG GATGTGAAGTACCTGGCCATCAGCGGATTTCTCTTCTTGCGATTCTTCGCGCCCGCCATCCTTACCCCAAAGCTGTTTGACTTGCGGGACCAACACGCGGACCCCCAGACCAGCCGCTCACTGCTGTTGCTTGCCAAG GCTGTGCAGAGCATCGGaaacctgggccagcagctgggCCAGGGCAAGGAACTGTGGATGGCCCCCCTGCACCCCTTCCTGCTACAGAGCGTCTCACGTGTGAGAGACTTCCTGGACCGGCTGGTGGATGTGGATGGGGATGAAG AAGCTGGTGTCCCAGCCCGGGCCCTGTTCCCGCCCTCGGCCATTGTTCGAGAAGGCTATCTGCTGAAGCGCAAGGAGGAGCCCGCCGGCCTGGCCACgcgctttgccttcaagaagcgcTACGTCTGGCTCAGCGGGGAGACCCTCTCCTTCTCCAAGAGTCCTGAGTGGCAG ACCCGCCACTCCATCCCCGTGTCGCACATCCGCGCCGTGGAGCGCGTAGACGAGGGCGCCTTCCAACTGCCCCACGTGATGCAGGTGGTGACGCAGGACGGCGCGGGGGCGCTGCACACCACCTACCTCCAGTGCAAG AATGTGAACGAGCTCAACCAGTGGCTCTCGGCCTTGCGCAAGGCCAGCGCCCCCAACCCGGACAAGCTGGCCGCCTGCCACCCCGGTGCCTTCCGCAGCGCGCGCTGGACCTGCTGCCTCCAGGCTGAGCGCTCAG CTGTCGGCTGCAGCCGTACACACTCAGCTGTCACCCTGGGGGACTGGAGTGACCCATTGGATCCCGACGCTGAGGCCCAGACGGTGTATCGGCAGCTGCTCCTGGGGCGGGACCAGCTCAG GCTGAAATTACTGGAGGATTCTAATATGGATACAGCTCTGGAGGCAGACACAG GGGCCTGTCCTGAGGTCCTGGCCCGGCAAAGAGCAGCAGCCGCCCGCCTGCTGGAGGTGCTCGCAGACCTGGATCGTGCCCATGAGGAGTTCCAGCAGCAAGAGCGAGAGAAGGTGGCCCTGGGCCCACTTGGCCCCTGA
- the RASAL1 gene encoding rasGAP-activating-like protein 1 isoform X16 — MAKSSSLNVRVVEGRALPAKDVRNLGALRVKVRLIEDRVLPSQCYQPLVELLMESVLGPAEEDTASPLALLEELTLGDCRQDLATKLVKLFLGRGLAGPFLDYLTRREVARTMDPNTLFRSNSLASKSMEQFMKLVGMPYLHEVLKPMISRVFEEKKYMELDPCKMDLGRTRRISFKGAPSEEQMRETSLGLLTGYLGPIVDAIVGSVGRCPPAMRLAFKQLHRRVKERFPKPEHQDVKYLAISGFLFLRFFAPAILTPKLFDLRDQHADPQTSRSLLLLAKAVQSIGNLGQQLGQGKELWMAPLHPFLLQSVSRVRDFLDRLVDVDGDEEAGVPARALFPPSAIVREGYLLKRKEEPAGLATRFAFKKRYVWLSGETLSFSKSPEWQTRHSIPVSHIRAVERVDEGAFQLPHVMQVVTQDGAGALHTTYLQCKNVNELNQWLSALRKASAPNPDKLAACHPGAFRSARWTCCLQAERSAVGCSRTHSAVTLGDWSDPLDPDAEAQTVYRQLLLGRDQLRLKLLEDSNMDTALEADTGACPEVLARQRAAAARLLEVLADLDRAHEEFQQQEREKVALGPLGP, encoded by the exons GAGAAACCTGGGTGCGCTACGAGTGAAGGTACGCCTGATCGAGGACCGCGTCCTGCCCTCCCAGTGCTACCAGCCTCTCGTGGAGCTGCTCATGGAGTCTGTGCTGGGGCCAGCAGAG GAGGACACTGCTAGCCCCCTGGCCTTGCTGGAAGAGCTGACCTTGGGGGACTGCCGCCAGGACCTTGCCACCAAGCTGGTGAAACTCTTTCTTGGCCGGGGACTGGCTGGACCCTTTCTGGACTATCTTACCCGGCGTGAGGTGGCTCGGACCA TGGACCCCAACACCCTCTTCCGTTCTAACTCCCTGGCATCCAAGTCGATGGAACAGTTTATGAAG ctcGTGGGCATGCCCTACCTGCACGAGGTCCTGAAGCCCATGATTAGCCGCGTCTTTGAGGAGAAGAAGTACATGGAGCTGGATCCCTGCAAGATGGACCTGGGCCGCACCCG GAGGATCTCCTTCAAAGGTGCGCCCTCGGAGGAGCAGATgcgggagaccagcctggggctgCTGACGGGCTACCTGGGGCCCATCGTGGACGCCATCGTGGGCTCCGTGGGGCGCTGCCCGCCCGCCATGCGCCTCGCCTTCAAGCAGCTGCACCGGCGCGTGAAGGAACGCTTCCCCAAGCCAGAGCACCAG GATGTGAAGTACCTGGCCATCAGCGGATTTCTCTTCTTGCGATTCTTCGCGCCCGCCATCCTTACCCCAAAGCTGTTTGACTTGCGGGACCAACACGCGGACCCCCAGACCAGCCGCTCACTGCTGTTGCTTGCCAAG GCTGTGCAGAGCATCGGaaacctgggccagcagctgggCCAGGGCAAGGAACTGTGGATGGCCCCCCTGCACCCCTTCCTGCTACAGAGCGTCTCACGTGTGAGAGACTTCCTGGACCGGCTGGTGGATGTGGATGGGGATGAAG AAGCTGGTGTCCCAGCCCGGGCCCTGTTCCCGCCCTCGGCCATTGTTCGAGAAGGCTATCTGCTGAAGCGCAAGGAGGAGCCCGCCGGCCTGGCCACgcgctttgccttcaagaagcgcTACGTCTGGCTCAGCGGGGAGACCCTCTCCTTCTCCAAGAGTCCTGAGTGGCAG ACCCGCCACTCCATCCCCGTGTCGCACATCCGCGCCGTGGAGCGCGTAGACGAGGGCGCCTTCCAACTGCCCCACGTGATGCAGGTGGTGACGCAGGACGGCGCGGGGGCGCTGCACACCACCTACCTCCAGTGCAAG AATGTGAACGAGCTCAACCAGTGGCTCTCGGCCTTGCGCAAGGCCAGCGCCCCCAACCCGGACAAGCTGGCCGCCTGCCACCCCGGTGCCTTCCGCAGCGCGCGCTGGACCTGCTGCCTCCAGGCTGAGCGCTCAG CTGTCGGCTGCAGCCGTACACACTCAGCTGTCACCCTGGGGGACTGGAGTGACCCATTGGATCCCGACGCTGAGGCCCAGACGGTGTATCGGCAGCTGCTCCTGGGGCGGGACCAGCTCAG GCTGAAATTACTGGAGGATTCTAATATGGATACAGCTCTGGAGGCAGACACAG GGGCCTGTCCTGAGGTCCTGGCCCGGCAAAGAGCAGCAGCCGCCCGCCTGCTGGAGGTGCTCGCAGACCTGGATCGTGCCCATGAGGAGTTCCAGCAGCAAGAGCGAGAGAAGGTGGCCCTGGGCCCACTTGGCCCCTGA
- the DTX1 gene encoding E3 ubiquitin-protein ligase DTX1 isoform X2, translating into MRPVRRNFYDPSSAPGKGIVWEWENDGGAWTAYDMDICITIQNAYEKQHPWLDLSSLGFCYLIYFNSMSQMNRQTRRRRRLRRRLDLAYPLTVGSIPKSQSWPVGASSGQPCSCQQCLLVNSTRAASNAILASQRRKAPPAPPLPLPPPPPPGGPPGALAVRPSATFAGAALWAAPVTGPAEPAPPPGAPPRSPSAPGGAPTPGQNNLNRPGPQRTTSVSARASIPPGVPALPVKNLNGTGPVHPALAGMTGILLCAAGLPVCLTRAPKPILHPPPVSKSDVKPVPGVPGVCRKTKKKHLKKSKNPEDVVRRYMQKVKNPPDEDCTICMERLVTASGYEGVLRHKGVRPELVGRLGRCGHMYHLLCLVAMYSNGNKDGSLQCPTCKAIYGEKTGTQPPGKMEFHLIPHSLPGFPDTQTIRIVYDIPTGIQGPEHPNPGKKFTARGFPRHCYLPNNEKGRKVLRLLITAWERRLIFTIGTSNTTGESDTVVWNEIHHKTEFGSNLTGHGYPDASYLDNVLAELTAQGVSEAAAKA; encoded by the exons ATGCGGCCCGTGCGGCGCAACTTCTACGACCCGTCGTCGGCGCCGGGCAAGGGCATCGTGTGGGAGTGGGAGAACGACGGCGGTGCATGGACGGCCTACGACATGGACATCTGCATTACCATCCAGAACGCCTACGAGAAGCAGCACCCGTGGCTCGACCTCTCGTCGCTGGGCTTCTGCTACCTCATCTACTTCAACAGCATGTCGCAGATGAACCGCCAGACGCGCCGGCGCCGCCGCCTGCGCCGCCGCCTGGACCTAGCCTACCCGCTCACCGTGGGCTCCATCCCTAAGTCGCAGTCGTGGCCCGTGGGCGCCAGCTCGGGCCAGCCCTGCTCCTGCCAGCAGTGCCTGCTGGTCAACAGCACGCGCGCCGCCTCCAACGCCATCCTGGCCTCGCAGCGCCGCAAGGCGCCCCCCGCGCCCCcgctgccgctgccgccgccgccgccccctgGAGGGCCTCCAGGTGCGCTCGCCGTGCGACCCAGCGCCACCTTCGCAGGCGCCGCGCTCTGGGCAGCGCCCGTCACCGGCCCCGCCGAGCCTGCGCCGCCTCCCGGGGCGCCACCACGGAGCCCGAGCGCCCCCGGCGGCGCGCCCACCCCGGGGCAGAACAACCTCAACCGGCCCGGGCCCCAGCGCACCACCAGCGTGAGCGCGCGCGCCTCCATCCCGCCGGG GGTCCCCGCGCTCCCGGTGAAGAACTTGAATGGTACTGGGCCAGTCCATCCGGCCCTGGCAG GGATGACCGGGATACTGCTGTGCGCGGCCGGGCTGCCCGTGTGCCTGACGCGGGCCCCCAAGCCCATCCTGCACCCGCCGCCAGTGAGCAAGAGCGACGTGAAGCCCGTGCCCGGCGTGCCCGGGGTGTGCCGCAAGACCAAGAAGAAGCACCTTAAAAAGA GTAAGAATCCCGAGGATGTGGTTCGAAGATACATGCAGAAGGTGAAAAATCCACCTGATGAG GACTGCACCATCTGCATGGAGCGGCTGGTCACAGCGTCAGGCTACGAGGGCGTGCTTCGGCACAAGGGCGTGCGGCCTGAGCTCGTGGGCCGCCTGGGCCGCTGCGGCCACATGTACCACCTGCTGTGCCTCGTGGCCATGTACTCCAATGGCAACAAG GATGGCAGCCTGCAGTGCCCCACCTGCAAGGCCATCTACGGGGAGAAGACGGGTACGCAGCCGCCTGGGAAGATGGAGTTCCACCTCATCCCCCACTCGCTGCCTGGCTTCCCTGACACCCAGACCATCCGCATCGTCTACGACATCCCCACAGGCATCCAG GGCCCTGAGCACCCCAACCCCGGAAAGAAGTTCACCGCAAGAGGATTCCCTCGCCACTGCTATCTACCCAACAATGAGAAAGGCCGGAAG GTGCTGCGGCTGCTCATCACGGCCTGGGAAAGAAGACTCATCTTCACCATCGGCACCTCCAACACCACGGGCGAGTCGGACACCGTGGTGTGGAACGAGATCCACCATAAGACCGAGTTTGGATCCAACCTCACGGGCCACGGCTACCCGGACGCTAGCTACCTAGACAACGTGCTGGCCGAGCTCACAGCCCAGGGTGTATCCGAGGCTGCAGCCAAGGCCTGA